The proteins below are encoded in one region of Veillonellales bacterium:
- a CDS encoding glycosyltransferase family 4 protein, giving the protein MGFFSGQIQYLIDSGFDVAVICSPGWHNETAAQYYPLAMEREISLGKDFVSLIRLIKLLVTLKPDSVCAGTPKASFLAGIAAFVARVPVRVYMCLGLRLETTKGWKRNVLLITERVTSACATRIWCISQSVKNRLLELGLADPRKIDLLGYGSVNGIDLKKFQLYQTMGERDALLKKHSIPPNSFVIGFVGRLTKDKGVPEALLAFNELKQTFDNIFLVLVGSFEAGDPLPEQTLELIHRDQRVILTGFVTTVKDYYHLFDLLWLPSHREGMGDVLLEAAASGLAVVACRTTGIIDVVDDGKTGFLVPVGDSTLLAERTKLLLLDRALAIKMGQEARRSVEQRFNQQKVWEGMKNYQQGLLKQVYKRDYMH; this is encoded by the coding sequence ATGGGTTTTTTCAGCGGTCAAATCCAATATTTAATTGATTCCGGATTCGACGTAGCAGTAATATGCTCTCCGGGATGGCACAATGAAACCGCTGCGCAATATTATCCGCTAGCAATGGAACGTGAAATATCCCTCGGCAAAGATTTCGTTAGCCTTATCCGCCTTATAAAGCTATTAGTCACTTTAAAGCCTGACAGTGTTTGTGCCGGAACTCCCAAAGCAAGTTTTCTGGCAGGGATTGCCGCGTTTGTGGCTCGGGTGCCGGTTCGGGTTTATATGTGCCTTGGACTGCGCCTGGAAACGACAAAAGGGTGGAAGCGCAATGTCTTACTCATAACTGAGCGTGTTACATCCGCCTGTGCTACAAGAATTTGGTGTATTAGCCAAAGTGTCAAGAATCGTTTGTTAGAATTGGGCTTGGCGGATCCCCGGAAAATAGACCTTCTGGGGTACGGCAGCGTTAATGGGATAGATCTAAAGAAATTTCAGCTGTATCAAACAATGGGGGAACGCGACGCCTTATTAAAAAAGCACTCCATTCCGCCTAATTCTTTTGTAATTGGCTTTGTTGGCCGTTTAACAAAAGACAAGGGTGTGCCGGAGGCGCTGCTGGCATTTAATGAGCTGAAACAAACCTTTGATAATATATTTCTGGTTTTAGTTGGCAGCTTCGAGGCGGGCGATCCTTTGCCCGAGCAAACTTTAGAACTAATTCATCGGGATCAAAGAGTTATTTTAACTGGTTTTGTTACCACGGTTAAGGATTATTACCACCTCTTCGATCTGCTGTGGCTGCCAAGCCACAGGGAGGGAATGGGTGATGTACTGCTGGAGGCAGCTGCTTCCGGACTTGCTGTTGTGGCTTGTCGAACAACCGGGATTATTGATGTGGTGGATGATGGTAAAACGGGCTTCTTAGTGCCGGTAGGGGACAGTACATTGCTGGCGGAGCGCACCAAGCTGCTGCTGCTGGACAGAGCCTTAGCCATCAAAATGGGCCAGGAAGCGAGACGAAGCGTAGAACAACGGTTTAATCAGCAAAAGGTATGGGAAGGTATGAAAAATTATCAACAAGGGCTGCTTAAACAAGTATATAAGCGCGATTACATGCACTAA
- a CDS encoding glycosyltransferase produces MKIKVSIVVPVYKTEKFIHRCIDALICQTLTDIEIILVDDGSPDNCGKICEDYAKQDKRIKVIHKKNGGLSSARNTGIREASGEYIGFVDSDDYVEQTFCECMYKTAKKFNIDIVNCDYYWESETSEARSSSLKKDKVIYNEEILEYLKKAHATTIIWFVWRNIYRRSFLIKNNIFFAEEVRFGEDSIFNLYAFYYAKSLYSVDKCLYHYISNPNGLIQTKYKENLLEKFYIQYKVKELFYKIPYLADIEYRQDFCRNNIEHSLILLLTNTYNIAHKDYLQQLKQIRESEFIQQSFKNYKPSGNLSKNMQMVICLFEHKLYFLINLLFRLKKMTSM; encoded by the coding sequence AAATAATTTTAGTTGATGACGGCTCACCGGATAATTGCGGTAAAATTTGTGAAGATTATGCGAAACAAGACAAGCGAATTAAAGTGATTCATAAAAAAAATGGTGGACTTAGTTCGGCAAGAAATACTGGAATCAGAGAAGCTAGCGGCGAATATATTGGCTTTGTTGACAGCGATGATTATGTCGAACAAACTTTTTGCGAGTGTATGTATAAAACAGCAAAAAAATTTAATATAGATATTGTTAATTGTGATTATTATTGGGAAAGTGAAACATCAGAAGCAAGAAGCAGCAGTTTAAAAAAAGATAAAGTTATTTATAATGAAGAAATCTTAGAATATCTTAAGAAAGCTCACGCGACAACAATAATTTGGTTTGTATGGAGGAATATATACAGAAGATCCTTTCTTATAAAGAATAATATTTTTTTTGCCGAAGAAGTTAGATTTGGGGAGGATTCAATTTTCAACTTATATGCATTTTACTATGCAAAATCGCTGTATTCTGTAGATAAATGTTTATATCATTATATATCAAACCCGAACGGTCTAATTCAGACAAAGTATAAGGAAAATTTACTGGAAAAATTTTATATTCAATATAAGGTGAAAGAACTTTTTTATAAAATACCATATTTGGCGGATATTGAATACAGGCAGGATTTCTGCAGAAATAATATTGAGCATTCATTAATCCTCCTATTAACAAATACGTATAATATCGCACATAAAGATTATTTGCAGCAGTTAAAGCAAATAAGAGAAAGTGAATTTATACAACAAAGTTTTAAAAATTACAAACCATCGGGCAATTTATCAAAGAATATGCAAATGGTAATTTGTCTATTTGAACATAAGCTGTATTTTTTGATTAATTTACTTTTTAGGCTAAAAAAGATGACGTCAATGTAA